A region of Nocardioides sp. JS614 DNA encodes the following proteins:
- a CDS encoding hydantoinase/oxoprolinase family protein has translation MPGSSSSSVRVAVDVGGTFTDVVTLDSADGALRFDKVPTTPADASQGVINAFVRSGVDMQRAGYFTHGTTLGLNALLTRNGARTAIVTTDGFRDVYLLGRTDRPVSYDFRYKKPESLVRRDAIFEVPERMNYQGRVLRPFDDVAARAVAERLKDAGYESVAVCFLHAYTNPDHELRMREILADVAPEMDVTLSHELSREYREYERTSTAVFDGYIKPVVRRYLGRLKNALAENGFGGHFFMIRSGGGAMTVESAREAPVNLILSGPAGGVIGATSFARTTGEGNLITIDMGGTSLDASLIVDGESVLRHEAMFEGLPLAIPSLYIHTIGAGGGSLVWIDEGGHLQVGPQSAGSSPGPAAYNWGGTQATFTDAALVVGYLGTETALAGSLELRRDLAEDALVPNAEALGMSVETVARGVLRIATTKIVGAVRSITVDIGYKPNDFALLTYGGGGGLVAVDVAHELSIPRVIVPPGPGAFSALGMLMADVQHDYSRTQVAPLDGIDLQHLESTFGEMEGEGGAALQDEGFAPEDRRFQRFIDVRYLGQEHAVSVPVERLSADEDIERLRHEFSEIHERHYGHAMSDPIEIVTLRSRAVGVVERPRLPEVPEREGDVLTPIASRGVVQPDGSRTPYQVYDRSHFRFGDRIEGPAIIVEHTSTTVMHTGDTAEVGRVGEIVITLAEETNRG, from the coding sequence ATGCCTGGATCGTCGTCTTCATCGGTCCGAGTCGCCGTCGATGTCGGGGGCACGTTCACCGATGTTGTGACGCTCGACTCGGCCGACGGGGCGCTCCGGTTCGACAAGGTGCCGACGACGCCTGCCGACGCCAGCCAGGGCGTGATCAACGCGTTCGTCCGGTCGGGCGTGGACATGCAGCGCGCTGGCTACTTCACTCACGGTACGACCCTCGGTCTGAACGCCCTCTTGACGCGGAACGGCGCGCGGACGGCGATCGTCACGACCGACGGCTTCCGTGACGTGTATCTCCTGGGTCGCACCGATCGGCCCGTCTCCTACGACTTCCGGTACAAGAAGCCCGAGAGCCTCGTCCGTCGGGACGCGATCTTCGAGGTCCCGGAGCGGATGAACTACCAGGGCCGGGTCCTCCGCCCGTTCGACGACGTCGCCGCGCGAGCCGTCGCCGAACGGCTCAAGGACGCCGGGTACGAGTCGGTGGCCGTGTGCTTCCTGCACGCGTACACCAACCCCGACCACGAGCTGCGGATGCGCGAGATCCTCGCCGACGTAGCGCCGGAGATGGACGTCACGCTGTCCCACGAGCTGTCGCGCGAGTACCGGGAGTACGAGCGGACCAGCACGGCGGTCTTCGACGGCTACATCAAGCCGGTGGTGCGGCGCTACCTCGGCCGGCTCAAGAACGCGCTGGCCGAGAACGGCTTCGGGGGCCACTTCTTCATGATCCGCTCGGGGGGCGGCGCGATGACGGTCGAGAGCGCCCGCGAGGCGCCGGTGAACCTGATCCTCTCCGGCCCGGCCGGTGGGGTGATCGGGGCGACGTCGTTCGCGCGGACGACCGGTGAGGGCAACCTCATCACCATCGACATGGGCGGTACGAGCCTGGACGCCTCGCTCATCGTCGACGGCGAGTCCGTCCTGCGGCACGAGGCCATGTTCGAGGGCCTTCCGCTGGCCATCCCGTCGCTGTACATCCACACGATCGGCGCCGGCGGTGGCTCGTTGGTCTGGATCGACGAGGGCGGCCACCTCCAGGTCGGTCCGCAGAGCGCCGGGTCGTCGCCGGGTCCCGCGGCGTACAACTGGGGTGGCACGCAGGCCACGTTCACCGACGCGGCGCTGGTGGTGGGCTATCTCGGGACCGAGACCGCGCTCGCCGGCAGTCTCGAGTTGAGGCGGGACCTCGCCGAGGATGCACTCGTGCCGAACGCTGAGGCGTTGGGCATGTCCGTCGAGACCGTCGCCCGCGGCGTGCTGCGCATCGCGACCACCAAGATCGTCGGAGCGGTTCGCTCGATCACCGTTGACATCGGGTACAAGCCCAACGACTTCGCCCTGCTGACCTACGGCGGTGGCGGAGGTCTGGTCGCGGTCGATGTCGCGCACGAGCTCTCCATCCCGCGCGTCATCGTCCCGCCGGGCCCGGGAGCGTTCTCGGCGCTCGGCATGCTGATGGCCGACGTCCAGCACGACTACTCCAGGACCCAGGTGGCTCCGTTGGACGGCATCGATCTCCAGCACTTGGAGTCGACGTTCGGCGAGATGGAGGGCGAAGGCGGTGCCGCGCTGCAGGACGAGGGCTTCGCGCCCGAGGATCGCAGGTTCCAGCGGTTCATCGACGTCCGCTACCTCGGCCAGGAGCACGCCGTCTCGGTGCCGGTCGAGCGGCTGTCGGCGGACGAGGACATCGAGCGTCTGCGTCACGAGTTCAGCGAGATTCACGAGCGGCACTACGGCCACGCGATGTCGGATCCGATCGAGATCGTCACGCTGCGCTCCCGTGCCGTCGGGGTCGTGGAGAGGCCCCGCCTGCCGGAGGTGCCCGAGCGGGAGGGCGACGTCCTGACGCCGATCGCCAGCAGGGGGGTCGTGCAGCCGGACGGCTCCCGTACCCCGTACCAGGTCTACGACCGGAGCCACTTCCGGTTCGGTGACCGCATCGAAGGTCCGGCGATCATCGTCGAGCACACCTCGACGACGGTCATGCACACCGGCGACACGGCCGAGGTCGGCCGTGTCGGAGAGATCGTCATCACGCTTGCAGAGGAGACGAACCGTGGTTGA
- a CDS encoding NAD(P)/FAD-dependent oxidoreductase — protein sequence MDCDVVVIGAGIVGAACARRLARAGLAVTVVDRSAAAGGTTAHGEGNLLVSDKRAGAELDIAQYSAELWRQLSVELADELGPEFPPLEFEEKGGLVVATDERGAGPLVELAASQCQAGVRAEVLSSSEARRLEPELTPSTVAAVHYPEDAQVQPVVAAEALLASARRAGARILPHTEVTGPVLSEGGRLGGVTTTAGPIRATHVVLAAGPWSAGVASSLGATIPVVPRRGMVLVTTRMRHRIFRKVYDADYVGAVGSNDSDLQTSSVIESTASGTVLIGSSRQMIGFDDCLRVPVLEELARKAIDLFPFLRTASVMRVYGGFRPFTPDHLPLIGPDVTVPGLWHANGHEGAGIGLAPATGEILGALVAGERPAVDASPYLPDRAALVPARGVR from the coding sequence GTGGACTGCGACGTCGTCGTGATCGGCGCGGGCATCGTCGGGGCTGCCTGTGCTCGCCGACTGGCCCGAGCGGGCTTGGCCGTCACCGTCGTGGACCGTAGCGCGGCCGCAGGGGGCACGACAGCACACGGCGAGGGCAACCTGCTCGTCTCCGACAAGCGGGCCGGCGCCGAGCTCGACATCGCCCAGTACTCGGCGGAGCTGTGGCGCCAGCTCAGCGTGGAGCTGGCCGACGAGCTCGGGCCGGAGTTCCCGCCGCTGGAGTTCGAGGAGAAGGGCGGCCTGGTGGTCGCCACCGACGAGCGGGGCGCGGGCCCCCTCGTCGAGCTGGCGGCGAGTCAGTGTCAGGCGGGGGTTCGGGCCGAGGTGCTCTCGAGCTCCGAGGCCCGACGCCTCGAACCCGAGCTGACCCCGTCGACCGTGGCGGCCGTGCACTATCCGGAGGACGCGCAGGTGCAGCCGGTCGTCGCGGCCGAAGCGCTGCTGGCGTCGGCCCGCCGTGCGGGCGCCCGGATCCTCCCGCACACGGAGGTCACCGGCCCGGTGCTCTCCGAGGGCGGCCGGTTGGGTGGTGTCACCACGACGGCGGGCCCGATCCGGGCGACGCACGTGGTCCTCGCGGCGGGGCCCTGGTCGGCCGGAGTCGCCTCGTCCCTCGGCGCCACGATCCCGGTCGTCCCGCGGCGCGGCATGGTGCTGGTGACGACGAGGATGCGGCACCGGATCTTCCGGAAGGTCTACGACGCCGACTACGTCGGCGCCGTCGGCTCGAACGACTCTGACCTCCAGACGTCCAGCGTCATCGAGAGCACGGCGTCCGGCACGGTCCTGATCGGCTCCTCACGGCAGATGATCGGGTTCGACGACTGCCTGCGCGTGCCGGTCCTCGAGGAGCTGGCGCGCAAGGCCATCGATCTCTTCCCGTTCCTCCGCACCGCCTCGGTCATGCGGGTCTACGGGGGGTTCCGCCCGTTCACGCCGGACCACCTGCCGCTCATCGGGCCCGACGTCACCGTCCCCGGGCTCTGGCACGCGAACGGGCACGAAGGAGCCGGCATCGGACTCGCGCCGGCCACGGGCGAGATCCTCGGCGCCCTGGTCGCAGGTGAGCGGCCGGCGGTCGACGCGTCACCGTATCTGCCGGACCGGGCTGCTCTCGTGCCTGCCAGGGGCGTGCGATGA
- a CDS encoding SDR family NAD(P)-dependent oxidoreductase, producing the protein MTPPHEARGGTLEARTAIVTGGSTGIGMATARSLAGRGAHVVIAGRDRDRGTRAAANLAAGTPGTVTYVELDVREAESVAGLVATTVETFGSLDILVNNSGVEAEEGPDGPSEPDWDRMFATNAKGTWLCCRAALPHLERTHGVIVNNASMAGLIGVAGGAGYAASKAAVVSLTKSLALAYAERGVRVNAVCAGPVDTQMTYDEWELVGGPEEGLRRALALSPARRITAPEEVAELICFLASDDAASITGAAIPIDGGKTAGLMPTERYRW; encoded by the coding sequence GTGACGCCCCCGCATGAGGCGCGCGGCGGGACGCTCGAGGCCCGCACGGCGATTGTCACCGGTGGCTCGACCGGAATCGGGATGGCGACCGCGCGTTCGCTCGCCGGCCGGGGTGCCCACGTGGTCATCGCCGGCCGAGATCGCGACCGCGGCACCAGGGCTGCGGCGAATCTCGCCGCCGGGACGCCCGGGACGGTCACGTACGTCGAGCTGGACGTGCGGGAGGCCGAGTCGGTCGCCGGGCTGGTCGCGACCACCGTCGAGACGTTCGGCTCGCTGGACATCCTGGTCAACAACAGCGGAGTCGAGGCGGAGGAGGGGCCCGACGGGCCGTCCGAACCTGATTGGGACCGGATGTTCGCGACCAATGCTAAGGGCACGTGGCTGTGCTGCCGCGCCGCGCTTCCACACCTGGAGCGTACGCACGGGGTGATCGTCAACAATGCCTCCATGGCCGGCCTCATCGGTGTTGCCGGCGGAGCGGGCTACGCGGCGTCGAAGGCCGCGGTGGTGAGCCTCACCAAGTCCCTGGCGCTCGCCTACGCCGAGCGAGGGGTCCGGGTCAACGCGGTGTGCGCCGGCCCGGTCGACACCCAGATGACCTACGACGAGTGGGAGCTGGTCGGCGGTCCCGAGGAGGGACTGCGCCGTGCACTCGCGCTGAGCCCGGCGCGGCGCATCACGGCGCCGGAGGAGGTCGCCGAGCTCATCTGCTTCCTGGCGTCCGACGACGCGGCGTCCATCACGGGGGCGGCGATACCGATCGACGGCGGCAAGACGGCGGGCCTGATGCCGACGGAGCGGTACCGCTGGTGA
- a CDS encoding (2Fe-2S)-binding protein, translated as MSAFLRRAADDPIRRRDGKAISIRVDGEQLTGVEGQSIAGVLLASGRLDWRVTSIDGRPRGVFCGIGVCFDCLVTVNDEPDVRACLRRAVHGDVVARQHDPLPTPVERGSDD; from the coding sequence ATGAGCGCGTTCCTCCGCCGGGCGGCCGACGACCCGATCCGCCGCCGTGACGGCAAGGCCATCTCCATCCGCGTCGACGGTGAGCAGCTCACCGGCGTCGAGGGGCAGAGCATCGCCGGCGTCCTCCTGGCAAGCGGTCGGCTCGACTGGCGGGTCACCTCGATCGACGGCCGGCCGCGCGGCGTCTTCTGCGGCATCGGCGTCTGCTTCGACTGCCTGGTGACGGTGAACGACGAGCCGGACGTCCGCGCGTGCCTGCGACGTGCGGTGCACGGCGACGTCGTCGCGCGGCAACACGATCCTCTTCCGACCCCGGTCGAGAGGGGCAGCGATGACTGA
- a CDS encoding dipeptidase codes for MSEPRPRPAAREPLVLDAAVPLVSHPRHLSALLPALTAGGVGVLLPTVASIEDLATVSSTLGAWRAFEDGPPPGARLARSVSDIRAAQAAGDLAVVLHVQGLHAVGAELDRLELYAAAGVKVAQLTYNYRNYLADGCLEPADAGLSESGRAVVERLNLLRIVPDVSHTGERSSLEIVEISTSPVIASHSNAKALCDHPRNLGDGLARAVAASGGVVGLCAFPAFVDDTAPTVRRLAEHAAYFAERIGAEHVGMGLDFSDEDASDYEFYGYDERYYPRPPWTWPAGLESHADVPGLRAALEQVGFSEEETAGILGENFLRVFAEVWGA; via the coding sequence GTGAGCGAGCCGAGGCCGCGCCCGGCCGCGCGCGAGCCGCTCGTGCTCGACGCGGCCGTGCCCCTCGTCTCGCATCCCCGGCACCTGTCGGCTCTGCTCCCTGCGCTGACCGCGGGCGGCGTCGGCGTCCTCCTGCCGACCGTCGCGTCCATCGAGGACCTGGCCACCGTCAGCTCGACGCTGGGCGCGTGGCGAGCCTTCGAGGACGGACCGCCGCCCGGGGCGCGGTTGGCGCGATCGGTCTCCGACATCCGTGCCGCGCAGGCCGCCGGTGACCTGGCGGTCGTGCTCCACGTGCAGGGGCTGCACGCGGTCGGCGCGGAGCTCGACCGGCTCGAGCTCTACGCCGCCGCGGGGGTGAAGGTCGCGCAGCTGACCTACAACTACCGCAACTACCTGGCCGACGGATGCCTGGAGCCGGCCGACGCCGGGCTCAGCGAGTCCGGGCGTGCGGTCGTGGAGCGACTCAACCTGCTCCGGATCGTCCCGGACGTCTCGCACACGGGAGAGCGGTCCAGTCTCGAGATCGTCGAGATCTCCACGTCTCCGGTGATCGCCAGCCACAGCAACGCCAAGGCGCTGTGCGACCACCCCCGGAACCTCGGTGACGGCCTCGCACGGGCTGTCGCCGCGTCCGGGGGAGTCGTCGGGCTCTGCGCGTTCCCGGCGTTCGTGGACGACACTGCCCCGACCGTGCGCCGGCTGGCCGAGCACGCCGCGTACTTCGCCGAGCGCATCGGTGCCGAGCACGTCGGGATGGGGCTGGACTTCTCCGACGAGGACGCCTCCGACTACGAGTTCTACGGCTACGACGAGCGGTACTACCCACGCCCGCCGTGGACCTGGCCGGCCGGGCTGGAGAGCCACGCGGACGTCCCGGGGCTGAGGGCCGCGCTGGAGCAGGTCGGCTTCTCCGAGGAGGAGACGGCCGGAATCCTCGGCGAGAACTTCCTGCGCGTCTTCGCCGAGGTCTGGGGAGCCTGA
- a CDS encoding FAD-dependent oxidoreductase, whose product MTDVLVIGAGPAGLAAAAAAREAGGTVTLLDSSDLLGGQYWRHLPSSRPAERERLLHHGWDTFAGLRERLASDPHVRIETSAQVWAVERGTGVPVVVHALVGPPDAHGRERVALRPDAVVFATGAHDRTLPFPGWDLPGVFTGGAAQALAKGERIAVGRRVLVAGAGPFLLPVAASLTQAGAAVVGVLEANRLSTLAKGWSRRPWHLWSTHAKARELAGYAARHLRHGIPYRTGRAVVAAHGTDRVTSVTTMAVDRAWAPVAGTERVIDVDALCVSHGFTPRLELAVAAGCSLSPDRFVTTDRDQQTSVPGLYAAGEITGIGGVDLALAEGRIAGWFAAGGRIDDRAIDHDLRQRDVYRAFAARLAQAHGIGSGWTRWLEHDTVVCRCEEVSFGRLCGAADATMTTSLRSLKLSSRAALGICQGRVCGRSVEEILGSRATGAPARDGVVADQRPIAAPIRIGDLAARQGSPPPHAPPTSPSQTPNETE is encoded by the coding sequence ATGACTGACGTCCTCGTCATCGGAGCCGGACCGGCGGGTCTCGCGGCGGCGGCGGCCGCGCGCGAGGCCGGCGGCACCGTCACCCTCCTCGACTCCTCGGACCTGCTCGGTGGCCAGTACTGGCGCCACCTGCCCAGCTCACGTCCGGCCGAGCGCGAGCGGCTCCTGCACCACGGCTGGGACACGTTCGCCGGTCTGCGCGAGCGACTCGCCTCGGACCCGCACGTGCGGATCGAGACGTCGGCCCAGGTGTGGGCGGTCGAGCGCGGTACGGGTGTCCCCGTCGTCGTGCACGCGCTGGTCGGTCCTCCGGACGCGCACGGGCGGGAGCGCGTCGCGCTGCGCCCGGATGCGGTGGTGTTCGCGACCGGCGCGCACGATCGGACGCTGCCGTTCCCCGGCTGGGATCTCCCCGGAGTCTTCACCGGAGGTGCCGCGCAGGCCCTCGCGAAGGGCGAACGGATCGCGGTCGGCCGGCGGGTGCTGGTCGCCGGGGCCGGCCCGTTCCTCCTTCCCGTCGCCGCGTCGCTCACCCAGGCCGGCGCGGCGGTGGTGGGCGTGCTCGAGGCGAACCGCCTGTCGACGCTCGCGAAGGGGTGGTCGCGGCGGCCCTGGCACCTGTGGTCGACGCACGCGAAGGCACGGGAGCTCGCCGGGTACGCCGCCCGTCACCTGCGGCACGGCATCCCCTACCGGACCGGCCGGGCCGTCGTGGCTGCCCACGGCACCGATCGGGTCACCTCGGTGACCACGATGGCGGTGGACCGCGCCTGGGCACCCGTCGCCGGCACCGAGCGAGTGATCGACGTGGACGCCCTCTGCGTGAGCCACGGCTTCACGCCACGGCTGGAGCTCGCGGTCGCCGCCGGCTGCTCGCTGAGTCCGGACCGGTTCGTCACGACGGACCGCGACCAGCAGACGAGCGTCCCCGGGCTGTACGCCGCAGGGGAGATCACCGGAATCGGTGGGGTGGACCTCGCCCTTGCCGAGGGCAGGATCGCCGGTTGGTTCGCCGCGGGCGGGCGGATCGACGACCGGGCGATCGACCACGACCTCCGCCAGCGGGACGTCTACCGGGCGTTCGCGGCACGTCTGGCGCAGGCACACGGGATCGGCTCCGGCTGGACCCGTTGGCTGGAGCACGACACCGTCGTGTGCCGATGCGAGGAGGTGTCGTTCGGTCGGCTGTGCGGCGCCGCCGACGCCACCATGACGACGTCCCTGCGGTCGTTGAAGCTCTCCAGCCGGGCCGCGCTCGGCATCTGCCAGGGCCGGGTGTGCGGGCGCTCGGTCGAGGAGATCCTCGGCTCTCGCGCGACGGGCGCGCCGGCTCGCGACGGGGTCGTCGCCGACCAGCGACCCATCGCCGCCCCGATCCGGATCGGGGACCTGGCCGCACGCCAGGGCTCCCCGCCACCACACGCCCCACCCACCAGCCCGTCCCAGACACCGAACGAAACGGAATGA
- a CDS encoding hydantoinase B/oxoprolinase family protein: protein MVDSITVEVIRHSLLASADEMARNLCRTAYNTVVYEIHDYGIGLHDAAGDVVADTPGIAMFTGANDVGIRNTIKFLGEDNLHPGDVYFLNYPYWSSAHTLDALVLAPIFVGEELVAWSTCRVHLLDLKQKDAGYVLDSTDMSQEGIFFPSVKLYDRGVINDDIFNVIRFNSRMPERTIGDIQAQVSACQTGERRVQEIAAKHGVDVLREAMREINDHGERLAKAALAKLPKGTWSAYDFVDTDGVVKDEMVRMDVTVTVTDEKMIVDWRETSRPAKGPINLPRGLTVATTMMAFKALTTPDTPVNSGNFRPVEVLTTPGSLMHAVEPMPTFTIWPAILAPEVINKALAQGMPDLVPACSGGDVCSIMALGVDPETGVSWLEATNDGVGFGAHSGGDGSDGIMHLSEPGCRNNPIEILETKAPMIIENYRYRTDSGGPGKYRGGVGVERTYRFLAPSSAIVINYKTKTKPWGIGEGRDGLNNTVVLYPGTDRSVEVGQSYTHFATNECMANVTGGGGGWGDPFTRDPAAVATDVRLGFVSVERAASDYGVVVDPATYDVDEEATRRLRSVGAS, encoded by the coding sequence GTGGTTGATTCCATCACTGTCGAGGTCATCCGCCACAGCCTCCTGGCGTCGGCCGATGAGATGGCGCGCAACCTGTGCCGGACGGCGTACAACACCGTGGTCTACGAGATCCACGACTACGGGATCGGGCTGCACGACGCGGCCGGCGACGTCGTCGCCGACACGCCGGGCATCGCGATGTTCACGGGGGCCAACGACGTGGGCATCCGCAACACGATCAAGTTCCTCGGCGAGGACAACCTCCACCCGGGCGACGTGTACTTCCTGAACTACCCGTACTGGTCGTCGGCGCACACCCTGGACGCGCTCGTGCTCGCCCCGATCTTCGTGGGGGAGGAGCTCGTCGCGTGGTCGACCTGCCGGGTCCACCTGCTCGACCTGAAGCAGAAGGACGCGGGCTACGTGCTCGACTCCACCGACATGTCGCAGGAAGGCATCTTCTTCCCGTCGGTGAAGCTCTACGACCGCGGCGTGATCAACGACGACATCTTCAACGTGATCCGGTTCAACAGCCGGATGCCCGAGCGGACCATCGGCGACATCCAGGCACAGGTCTCGGCCTGTCAGACCGGGGAACGCCGGGTCCAGGAGATCGCGGCCAAGCACGGCGTGGACGTCCTGCGGGAGGCGATGCGCGAGATCAACGACCATGGCGAGCGCCTGGCGAAGGCCGCGTTGGCGAAGCTGCCGAAGGGCACCTGGTCGGCGTACGACTTCGTCGACACCGACGGCGTCGTCAAGGACGAGATGGTCCGGATGGACGTCACGGTCACCGTCACCGACGAGAAGATGATCGTCGACTGGCGGGAGACCTCCAGGCCGGCCAAGGGCCCCATCAACCTGCCGCGTGGTCTCACGGTGGCCACGACGATGATGGCCTTCAAGGCGCTCACCACGCCGGACACTCCGGTGAACTCCGGCAACTTCCGTCCGGTCGAGGTGCTCACGACGCCCGGTTCGCTGATGCATGCGGTTGAGCCGATGCCGACGTTCACGATCTGGCCGGCGATCCTCGCTCCGGAGGTCATCAACAAGGCGCTCGCCCAGGGGATGCCGGACCTGGTCCCGGCGTGCTCGGGTGGGGACGTCTGCTCGATCATGGCGCTCGGGGTCGACCCCGAGACGGGGGTCTCGTGGCTGGAGGCCACGAACGACGGGGTCGGTTTCGGCGCGCACTCGGGCGGCGACGGGTCGGACGGCATCATGCACCTCTCGGAGCCGGGGTGTCGGAACAACCCGATCGAGATCCTGGAGACCAAGGCGCCCATGATCATCGAGAACTACCGGTACCGCACCGACTCCGGAGGTCCCGGGAAGTACCGCGGTGGCGTCGGCGTGGAACGCACCTACCGCTTCCTGGCCCCGTCCTCGGCGATCGTCATCAACTACAAGACCAAGACGAAGCCGTGGGGCATCGGCGAGGGTCGTGACGGCCTGAACAACACGGTCGTGCTCTACCCGGGGACCGACCGCTCCGTCGAGGTCGGCCAGAGCTACACGCACTTCGCGACCAACGAGTGCATGGCCAACGTCACCGGCGGCGGAGGGGGATGGGGCGACCCGTTCACGCGTGACCCGGCCGCCGTCGCCACCGACGTGCGGCTCGGGTTCGTCAGCGTCGAGCGTGCCGCGAGCGACTACGGCGTCGTGGTCGACCCGGCGACGTACGACGTCGACGAGGAGGCCACCCGTCGGTTGCGCTCGGTCGGTGCGTCGTGA